The following coding sequences are from one Prochlorococcus sp. MIT 1314 window:
- a CDS encoding metal ABC transporter permease — MSFINNNWWLVPLIITIFSGILCPAMGTVLITHKRLLQVNLISHCVLPGLALALALGIHPSIGGVISGLLGSVIAESLTNRKSENYEAVMNTILAGMLGFGVLIIPLLGIRIDLEAVLFGDLLTANFGDLLRTIIAFLVFILLMTFGYEKVVYVGLDPEGASASGINVSLLNLALSFTTALVIVSSMSAVGVILVIALLSSPTLLGLNKAHSLRIAMMRSSFFGLCISLMGFILSIVFNLSPGPAISVICVASLLIPKLRK, encoded by the coding sequence ATGTCTTTTATTAATAACAACTGGTGGTTGGTTCCATTAATAATAACTATATTTTCCGGGATCTTATGCCCAGCTATGGGAACTGTATTAATCACCCATAAGAGATTATTACAAGTTAATTTAATCTCTCATTGTGTTTTGCCTGGACTTGCTCTCGCATTAGCGCTTGGAATTCACCCCTCAATTGGTGGTGTTATCAGTGGTCTTTTAGGCTCGGTAATTGCGGAAAGTTTAACTAATAGAAAAAGTGAAAATTATGAAGCAGTTATGAATACTATTCTTGCTGGAATGCTTGGGTTTGGGGTCCTTATAATCCCTTTACTCGGAATAAGGATTGATTTGGAGGCAGTATTATTTGGCGATTTATTGACAGCAAATTTTGGAGATTTACTTAGAACAATAATTGCTTTTTTAGTATTTATACTTTTAATGACTTTTGGATATGAAAAGGTAGTTTATGTTGGATTAGATCCAGAAGGTGCGTCCGCAAGTGGTATAAACGTTTCTTTATTAAATCTTGCTTTGAGTTTTACGACGGCATTAGTAATTGTTAGTTCAATGTCAGCAGTGGGAGTAATTCTTGTAATTGCTCTTCTTTCTTCGCCAACTTTGTTAGGGCTAAATAAGGCTCATAGTTTAAGAATTGCAATGATGAGGTCTTCATTTTTTGGATTATGTATCTCACTTATGGGATTTATTCTCTCTATAGTCTTTAATCTTTCGCCTGGACCTGCGATTAGTGTTATTTGTGTTGCATCTCTTTTGATTCCTAAGCTTCGCAAATAA
- a CDS encoding transcriptional repressor produces the protein MIKNTRQKKILETMVTKSDITKRQEQLLEELNKCEDELSGQELHRQLITKGKSMGLTTVYRNLQILIKHGLIRSRHLPTGEVLYTPVDRDIHHLTCVQCGETSKMEGCPVKNIHAPKKNPRKFQLLFHTLEYFGLCQNCYQAQN, from the coding sequence ATGATCAAAAATACGAGACAAAAAAAGATTTTGGAAACAATGGTAACTAAGTCTGACATTACCAAAAGACAAGAACAACTTCTTGAAGAACTTAATAAATGCGAGGATGAATTGAGCGGTCAAGAATTGCATAGGCAGTTGATCACAAAAGGCAAATCTATGGGGTTGACCACTGTTTATAGAAATCTGCAAATCTTGATAAAGCATGGATTAATTCGTTCCAGACATCTCCCAACAGGAGAGGTTCTTTACACTCCCGTAGACAGAGATATTCATCATTTGACCTGCGTTCAATGCGGAGAGACGTCGAAAATGGAAGGTTGTCCTGTTAAAAATATTCATGCCCCTAAAAAAAATCCAAGAAAGTTTCAACTTTTGTTTCATACACTCGAATATTTCGGCCTTTGCCAAAACTGTTATCAAGCTCAAAATTAA
- a CDS encoding ABC transporter ATP-binding protein encodes MATLVAENLTFAYTKKSKPALNKVSVEIKPGTLTALVGPNGAGKSTLLRILQGQNTPDKGDIKIDGENLYRSRALVALMPQRSSMNWKFPITVEKLVSLGQIKYSKSRSNNPFQIKALLEYPNSWINKCCELEATMQRVGIANLANRRLDSLSGGQQQRALLAKTLMSPAKIFLLDEPCAALDPPAKEDFLKIVRQLADAGLSLLVSSHDWGESLNNYDQVIVLDKSVLAVGSPDQIKDKLDAINISSIKENNFCD; translated from the coding sequence ATGGCTACTTTAGTCGCTGAAAATTTAACATTTGCATACACAAAAAAAAGTAAGCCAGCTTTAAATAAGGTATCGGTTGAGATTAAACCTGGAACTCTTACAGCGCTAGTAGGTCCAAATGGTGCTGGTAAATCTACTCTTTTGAGGATATTGCAAGGACAAAATACTCCAGATAAAGGCGATATAAAAATTGACGGTGAAAATTTATATAGATCTAGAGCTTTAGTGGCACTTATGCCTCAAAGAAGTTCTATGAATTGGAAGTTTCCCATTACAGTTGAAAAATTGGTATCTCTTGGTCAAATAAAGTATTCAAAATCAAGAAGTAATAACCCCTTTCAAATCAAGGCTCTTCTAGAATATCCTAATTCTTGGATTAATAAATGTTGTGAATTAGAAGCGACAATGCAAAGAGTAGGAATTGCTAATTTGGCTAATAGAAGACTCGATTCTCTTTCAGGAGGACAGCAACAAAGAGCTCTATTAGCAAAAACTCTTATGTCCCCTGCAAAAATATTTCTTCTGGATGAACCTTGTGCGGCATTGGATCCCCCTGCAAAAGAGGACTTCCTGAAAATTGTTCGTCAACTCGCAGATGCGGGACTTTCTTTACTCGTAAGTAGCCATGATTGGGGTGAGTCTCTAAATAATTATGATCAAGTAATAGTTCTTGATAAAAGCGTTTTAGCAGTTGGTAGTCCTGATCAAATAAAAGATAAATTAGATGCGATAAACATAAGCTCTATAAAGGAAAATAATTTCTGTGATTAG